The Streptomyces sp. NBC_00569 genomic sequence AATGTCCGGGTTCGTAATCACCAGCTTCAGGTCACCGACGTGCGTACGAATCCGCTTGGCGATGCTGACGAAAATCCCAAGGCCCGTCGAGTCGATGAAGGGGACCTCTCTCAGGTCCACGATGAGGTGATGACGGCCCGCTTCGATACAGGTGAGCACGTGTTCCCTGATCTGAGGCACGCTGGAGACGTCGACCTCGCCGTGGATCTCGACGACGGTCCAGCCCGTCTCGTGATGGTGGCTGATGTGAAATTCCGGGTGCATGGGTTGCCTAACGGCGATGCCCTGGGGAGAAGTTTTGGGTCGTGCCTGCCGCACGTCCGTTCCGCATATGCACGAACGGCTGGCCATGACCTCACCCGTCAGATGGCGCATGTCCATGGCTTCGTCACCGCGAACGCACGACAGGCCAACCTCTGACGTCACCGCGAGCGGGCGGGTGATTGCTCAAGTCAGCGTCTCGTGGCTCCCAACGGTCGCCCGGCGCGACGTGGCACAGGGCCCGGCCGGCCGTGGGCTACGGCGTCGGCGTCGGCGTGGTGGACGAGCGCGCTGGTAGCGCGAGGCGTGCGCAAGTCTGGCGGAAGAATCCCGCCACGGCAGACATAGATTGCCTGCGGTCCACGCGTCCTTGTGGGCGTTAAGAAACGGGAGGGCCCATGGACCCGCAGGACCACGAAAGATTCCGGGACTTCGTCGACGCCCGGTGGGGCGCCTTGCTGCGCCTGGCGAACCTGCTCACCGGCGGTGACCGCCACGAGGCCGAAGACCTCGTGCAAACCGCTCTGATGAAGGCGCTGGGCCGCTGGCAGCACATCGAGGACCCGGAAGGCTACGTGCGCAAGGTGATGTACCGGCACCAGATCAGCCGCTGGCGGCTGCGCCGGCCGCACCGCGAGGCGACGTTCGCCGCACCGCCCGAGAGTTTCGGTGTCACTGACGGCACATCCGCCGCTGACCTGCGGATCACCGTGAGGCAGGCATTGGCCCGACTGACGCCGCGACAACGCACCGTACTGGTGCTGCGCTACTTCGAGGACCTGTCCGAGACGGAGGCCGCGGGCGCGCTGGGCTGCTCGGTGGGCACCATACGCAGCACCACCTACCGGTCGCTGGCCCGGCTGCGCACACTCGCGCCGGAGCTGAGTTCCCCCGCGCAGACCGCATCGACCACCCCGCACAACATGTCCCTGAAGGGAGCTCGCCCATGAGCGCCGACCAGAGCGCCGACCAGCTGGACCGCGTGGTCCGCGATGTCCTGCACGCTTGGACCCCCGACGGCCCCGGCGCTCCCAAGGACATCGCCGATCGCATCGTGCGTCGCCGTCGGCTCCGCAACCTCGTGCGCGTCACCGGCGCCGCTCTCGGCCTGGCCGGCATCACCCTGGGCACCGCTCTCGCCACCGGTGCGGGCGGCGACAACGGGACGCCGTCACCGGCCGCGCGGGTGAGCAAGCAGAGCAAGCTGCTGTGGCAGACCACGTTGCCCGGTAAGTCCTGGGACGCCTGCACCACCGGTGCCGATACCGGTGACGTGTACTGCCGGGGGACGGAGTACGACTTTGTCGGTGTGGACGCCCGTACCGGCAAGGTCGAATGGCAGCAAAAGGCCAAGGACGCCAACGGCAACAGCGCCCCGGCGGGATCGATGCCCGGTGGCCGTGACGGGGTGTTGTACACCTACGCTGATCACGCCCCAGGGGCGCCCCGGGCCGGCACCGACCTCGTCGCCCTCGACATCAACAGTCGGCGAGTGCTGTGGAAGCACGAGCTGGCCGACGACAGCCGAGGCCGGACCTCCGCCGTGCTGTTCGACGGCGGGATCCTCGCCAACGCCCCGACCTTCAAGAGCGTGGTCGCTCTGGACGGAGCGACGGGCCGGACGCTGTGGACGTACAAATGGAAGAAGGCCGATTGCGACCGGGCTGTGATCGGCGGCGTCCCGTACCTGACGTGCTCACCGGACAGCAAGAAGGCGCCGCAACAGAGCACCGTCGTCCGTCTTGACCCGGCGACGGGCACAGCGCGGACAGTCGCGACCGTTGAGGGCCCGACCACGTACATCGGTACGGACGGGGACGCCGTGCTGCTGGGCGGTATGGCCGGCGGACAGAAGAACTTCAGCGACCCCGGTCCCGCCACCCTGACCCGCGTCGACACCCGCTCCGGCTCGGTGTCCCATCACCGCGTCGAGGGCCTGCCAACCGGTGTGGTCGCAGACGGCCTCATCCTGGCAGCCGGCAGCAACGGCAGCGCCGTCGCGTACTCCGCCGACAGCGGCAAGCGGCTGTGGTCGCGCAACCTCGGGCTGACGTTGCACAAAGAGCCGCGCAACCCCACGCTGCACGAGTTGCCCTCCGCCGCCACGGTGGACCTCACCAGCCGCATGGCGTACTACCTCGCCCCCTCCGGGCACCTGGTGGGCCTTGATCTGGACACTGGTGCGGTGCTCTGGCGCGGCCGGGTCCCGCTGCCGAAGAGCCCGATACAGGGCGGGATCGCGCCCGAGCTCATGAGTCACGGCCACGACCTCATCGGCCAGGTCGGCGGCGAGCTCTTCAGGATCAAGCCCCAGCTGCCTCAACGAGGTTGACGATCCAGATGCAGCGAGGCCGCTCGGGCATCGCCGCCGAGTGGGGTCTCGCAGTGGTGCTGTTCGGGGCAGCGTCCAAGACCCTGCTCGAGGGCCCGGCCGGTGGCCCGCCCCACGAACCGTCCCCACACATGAAGGCGACCGTGCTCCGCGAAACGGGACCAGGCCCTCGCTCGGACCATCCCCGCAGGCGCAGGGGCAATGTCGGCCATCTCGCCCTGCCGCTGCGCAAAACAGGGGCATCCCCACAGGCGCAGGGGCGACGATGTGAGGCAGGATAAGCGGCGTTGTAGCGCTCTTTCCCGAGAGCGCATGGAGGCCGAGCTGTTCCGCGTGGACGAGCTCGGGTGATGTGAAGGACACACGTATGGCCAGCGGCACCGTGAAGTGGTTCAACAGCGAAAAGGGCTTCGGCTTCATCGAGCAGGACGGCGGAGGCCCCGACGTCTTCGCTCACTACTCCAACATCAGCGGCAACGGCTACCGCGAACTCGTCGAGGGCGAGAAGGTCACCTTCGACATCACCCAGGGCCAAAAGGGCCCCCAGGCGGAGAACATCGTCCGCGGCTGACCACACTCACGGTCATAAATCGTGTGGGGGTGCTCGCCGGCAACGGCGGGCACCCCCACACGCGTTGCACGAACCACGAACAGAACATGCGCGCGGACCCCACCCCTCCCGGGCGCTCAGGCGACGTGATGGACGCGCCGTCACCGGTGTCGGACGACGGACCTTCCCCCGCAGGCGCGGGGACTTTTCCCTAAGTTCGCACCCGTGCGTCCGGGCTCGTGCGGCGGCCTCGAGCGCAGTGATCTTGCCGTCACGTGCCGCCGGCCGCGGAACGCGGCAGAGCGCAGCGGTGAGAGGATGGCGAGGGTGACGGCACGAACCAGTGACATCGACAAGGCAGCCGGTGTGCTGCGCGGCGGAGGCCTGGTGGCCTTCCCGACCGAAACGGTCTACGGACTGGGCGCCAACGCCGAGGACCCCGCCGCCGTAGCGCGCATCTTCCAGGCCAAGGGCCGCCCGCCCTCCCACCCGCTGATCGTCCACATCGGCGGCGCGCAGCTTCTGGACGACTGGGTCCAGGAGGTGCCCGCGACGGCGCGCCTGTTGGCACAACACTTCTGGCCGGGGCCGCTGACGCTGGTCCTGCGGCGCAGTCAGCGGGTGCCCCTCGAAGCGACCGGGGGCCTTGAGACGGTCGCCGTGCGCGTGCCCGAGCACCCCGTCGCACTCGCGCTGCTCTCGGCGTTCGGCGGCGGTGTCACGGCCCCGTCCGCGAACCGTTTCGGCTCGGTCAGCCCCACCACGGCCGACCACGTCCGTGCGGAGCTGGGTGACGCGGTCGACTTCGTGCTGGACGGCGGCTCCTGCGAGGTCGGCGTCGAGTCGACCATCGTCGACGTCACGGGCGAGACCCCGAGCCTTCTTCGGCCCGGCGGGGTGACGCGCGAGGACCTCGAAGCGGTGCTGGGCCGCCCGATCTCGCTCGACGCGACCAGCGACGTCCGGGTGCCGGGCCAGCATCCGTCCCACTATGCGCCGCGGGCGCGGGTCGTCCTCGTCGAGCCCGAGAACATCGCAGCCGAAGCGGCACTCGCGCAAGACGCCGGGCACCAGGTGGGCGTCTTCCTCCCCCCTGCCTTCGCCGACACCCCGGTGAAGGCGCACGCCGTGGTGGCGGTCCCCGCCTCGATGGCCGCCTACGCGCGCGGGCTGTACGGGTTCCTGCGCGAACTCGACCAGCAGGGGTGCGACCTCATCGTCGCGTCCTTGCCGGTGGAGGAGGAACTGGGACTCGCCATCGCCAACCGGCTGCGCCGCGCGGCCGGACCCCGGCCCACCGCCTGAACAACAACCAAGGCCCGCTGCACGTTCTGCACGACGCGCGGCGCCACAGCACCCGATGCATCACAGCTCGCGCGCACCGGCGCCACAGCACCCGATGCGCCACAGGTGGCGCGCACCGGCAGGCGCTCGGCCGCCTGTGGTGCTCGGCCACGAGATGACCGAGCACCACTGGGCACCCCAGGGGGCGGGCCCCTCATGCCTCATCCGCCGGCCTTGACGGGCACCGGGACGCCCGCACCGGTGCCGTCAGCGGGGCGGTGCCACCTGCGGCTGCGACGTCGGCGTGACCCGTCCGAGCAGCATCGTGCGACTGCCCTTTGGGGCCAAAGCCCTGGGAGTCGCACTTCGGCAAAGCGGCAGGTCAGGGGTCGGCCCAGATGAGCAATAGGGCGTAAAGCAGCAGCGCGGAAGGCCAGCTGGTGCCTCCCGGACGGGTGCGCCGGTGCGCATACATCAGCTGCTCCGAGCCACTGCCGGCCGCCTCCCGCGCCGCCAGGCGGTTGTGCGACCGCACGTGCAGAGCGGCAAAGCGAAAATGGCACCGCCACCGGGCGGACGCCTTCGCCATCGGCCTTGCCCGCCCCAGGGGCGAGGGAGGAACCCGCGCATGTCGTGCGCTGCCCGATGTGCGGACGGCACGGTGCGCACGGTTTGTGGAGGCGCACGCGTACCGGCCCACACGGGCCGAAGCTCTCGTGAGCCGGCACGCGTGGGCCGGCACGCGTGGGCCGGATGAACGGGCAGCGCCGGCCCCTCGCCTGCCTGTTCGCGCGGCACGCAGGGGAGATCTTGCAGCCGGACGGCATCCTGCTTCGTCGAGAAGGGCCGGTACGGCTGGCAAGCGCTGGACGAGCCGGCGGTCTCGGCGTGGTGGGTGGGGTGAGTACCGGAGGTCACTGGAGTGCGCCGAGACGTTCCTCGACGACGGCACACTGCCCGAAAAGCATCGCCGACGCATCGTCGAGAACAGGGACTTTCGTGCGCTCCACGGCTGCGCCGGCCACGGGAGCGAAGACACTCACACTCGCCGGCCGCAGCGCCTGGCCCGCGACGGCAGGCGCTGCGGCCGGCGAGGCGGCCGTCCGATGTGCCCCCTCGGTGCTACGGGCCCTCCGGCTGCGGCAGGTCCTGCTCGGTCCAGATGGTCTTGCCGGTGGACGTGTAGCGCGTGCCCCAGTGGTGGGTCATCTGGGCGATGATGAACAGGCCCCGGCCTCCCTCGTCGTCGCTCGCGGCGTGCCGCAGATTGGGCGCGGTGTGGCCGGTGTCGGACACCTCGCAGGTCAGGGTCCCCTCGCGGATCAGGCGCACCTGGATCGGGTCGCCACCTGCGTAGCGGATGGCGTTGGTGACCAGTTCGCTGACGATGAGCTCCGTGGTGAACACCACGTCGTCCAGTCCCCAGTCGCCGAGCTGCTTGCCGACGGCGGAGCGGATGGCGGCCACGGCCGCCGGGTCCGGGGCCAGTGCCCACTGGGCGAACCGATTTGGGGCGAGCAGGCGCGTGCGGACCAGGAGCATCGTCGCGTCCACGTCCACCGCCCCGGGCAGCATGGTGGCCACCGCCCGGTCGCACAGCTCTTCCAGAGATCCCCGGCTCTCACCGAGGACCTGTGAGAGCTGCGCGAGCCCGGCTTCGCGGTCATCGGCCGCCTGGAGGAGGCCGCCCGTGAAGAGGGCAACGAGCGTGCCCGGCGCGAGGTCCACTTCCGTGCTCTGGTAGGGCAGGCCGCCGATTCCCAGCG encodes the following:
- a CDS encoding STAS domain-containing protein yields the protein MDMRHLTGEVMASRSCICGTDVRQARPKTSPQGIAVRQPMHPEFHISHHHETGWTVVEIHGEVDVSSVPQIREHVLTCIEAGRHHLIVDLREVPFIDSTGLGIFVSIAKRIRTHVGDLKLVITNPDILQIFHITSLHRALQIYDSVEAAME
- a CDS encoding SigE family RNA polymerase sigma factor, which produces MDPQDHERFRDFVDARWGALLRLANLLTGGDRHEAEDLVQTALMKALGRWQHIEDPEGYVRKVMYRHQISRWRLRRPHREATFAAPPESFGVTDGTSAADLRITVRQALARLTPRQRTVLVLRYFEDLSETEAAGALGCSVGTIRSTTYRSLARLRTLAPELSSPAQTASTTPHNMSLKGARP
- a CDS encoding outer membrane protein assembly factor BamB family protein, which translates into the protein MSADQSADQLDRVVRDVLHAWTPDGPGAPKDIADRIVRRRRLRNLVRVTGAALGLAGITLGTALATGAGGDNGTPSPAARVSKQSKLLWQTTLPGKSWDACTTGADTGDVYCRGTEYDFVGVDARTGKVEWQQKAKDANGNSAPAGSMPGGRDGVLYTYADHAPGAPRAGTDLVALDINSRRVLWKHELADDSRGRTSAVLFDGGILANAPTFKSVVALDGATGRTLWTYKWKKADCDRAVIGGVPYLTCSPDSKKAPQQSTVVRLDPATGTARTVATVEGPTTYIGTDGDAVLLGGMAGGQKNFSDPGPATLTRVDTRSGSVSHHRVEGLPTGVVADGLILAAGSNGSAVAYSADSGKRLWSRNLGLTLHKEPRNPTLHELPSAATVDLTSRMAYYLAPSGHLVGLDLDTGAVLWRGRVPLPKSPIQGGIAPELMSHGHDLIGQVGGELFRIKPQLPQRG
- a CDS encoding cold-shock protein yields the protein MASGTVKWFNSEKGFGFIEQDGGGPDVFAHYSNISGNGYRELVEGEKVTFDITQGQKGPQAENIVRG
- a CDS encoding L-threonylcarbamoyladenylate synthase, coding for MARVTARTSDIDKAAGVLRGGGLVAFPTETVYGLGANAEDPAAVARIFQAKGRPPSHPLIVHIGGAQLLDDWVQEVPATARLLAQHFWPGPLTLVLRRSQRVPLEATGGLETVAVRVPEHPVALALLSAFGGGVTAPSANRFGSVSPTTADHVRAELGDAVDFVLDGGSCEVGVESTIVDVTGETPSLLRPGGVTREDLEAVLGRPISLDATSDVRVPGQHPSHYAPRARVVLVEPENIAAEAALAQDAGHQVGVFLPPAFADTPVKAHAVVAVPASMAAYARGLYGFLRELDQQGCDLIVASLPVEEELGLAIANRLRRAAGPRPTA